In Candidatus Paceibacterota bacterium, the following proteins share a genomic window:
- the gyrA gene encoding DNA gyrase subunit A, producing the protein MAKNKSEGNGEEAVKIEHRALSDRSITTEMKESFIDYAMSVITDRALPDVRDGLKPVHRRILYAMGQMNLTAGARTRKSSAVVGEVLGNYHPHGDVAVYDSMVKMAQDFSLRYPHIIGQGNFGNIDGDSAAAMRYTEAKMSKIAGEMLKDLEKETVDWKPNYDNTKKEPTVLPAGVPNLLLNGTLGIAVGMATNIPPHNLGEVIDATIHLADNEDATTEDLLKFIKGPDFPTGGMIYNQTDINHAYSTGRGGVVTRGHAEIVEDKKGQFQIIITSIPYRVNKAELIIAIAELVREKKIEGIRGLRDESAKDIRIVVDLKNGAQPQSVLNYLYKHTQLEETFHFNLVALVDGVPKTLSLLSFLEEFIDHRKIVVKRRTEFDLKKAEAREHILLGLKKALDHIDEIIKLIKKSKDVDDARAQLMKVFKFSEIQANAILEMRLQKLAGLERKKIEDELSAVQALIKDLKDILAKTKRILEIVKSELLEIKAKYGDERRTKVIKGGVQTLSDEDLIADEESMLVLTAGGYVKRTNPDEYRKQKRGGVGVVDLDTKDEDFITHFITASTHNDILFFTDKGKAYQIKMYELPEGKRATKGKAIVNYLAISGEEKITSVLAMPKAMKNLKLSLIFVTKNGTAKRVDAENFKDVRRNGLIAITLDAGDELQSALFMNDGDEAIIATSKGQSIRFKDKDIRVMGRNASGVRGVKLGKGDTVVGTAIISKTMQNPELLVVSSNGYGKKTPLKEYKVQKRGGSGIKTMKVTPKTGEIISAKVVTDGEDEIATISKKSQVIRVAVKEIPSLGRQTQGVRVMKLREGDSIASVTLI; encoded by the coding sequence ATGGCGAAAAACAAATCAGAAGGAAATGGAGAGGAAGCTGTAAAAATAGAGCATAGAGCTCTTTCCGACAGAAGCATTACGACCGAAATGAAAGAGTCATTTATCGACTATGCCATGTCTGTCATCACAGACCGCGCCCTTCCCGATGTCCGCGATGGTTTGAAACCAGTGCATAGAAGAATCCTTTATGCCATGGGCCAAATGAACCTTACCGCAGGTGCAAGGACAAGGAAATCTTCCGCTGTGGTCGGAGAAGTACTTGGAAATTATCACCCGCACGGCGATGTTGCTGTCTATGATTCTATGGTCAAAATGGCACAGGATTTCTCACTTAGATATCCGCATATTATCGGTCAGGGAAACTTTGGAAACATAGACGGCGATTCAGCCGCCGCTATGAGATACACCGAGGCGAAGATGTCAAAAATCGCCGGTGAAATGCTGAAAGATTTGGAAAAAGAAACCGTTGATTGGAAGCCCAACTATGACAATACCAAAAAAGAACCAACCGTCCTTCCAGCCGGTGTGCCGAACCTTTTGTTAAACGGAACTCTCGGTATTGCTGTCGGTATGGCGACGAATATCCCCCCGCACAACCTTGGAGAGGTGATCGATGCAACTATTCACTTGGCAGACAATGAAGATGCTACCACTGAAGACCTTTTGAAATTTATAAAAGGGCCAGATTTTCCGACAGGCGGGATGATTTACAATCAAACAGATATCAACCACGCATATTCCACAGGTAGAGGAGGGGTGGTGACGAGAGGTCATGCCGAAATAGTAGAAGACAAAAAAGGTCAATTTCAGATAATAATCACCTCGATACCTTATAGGGTCAACAAAGCCGAGCTTATCATCGCTATCGCCGAGCTTGTCCGTGAAAAGAAAATAGAAGGTATAAGGGGTTTGCGTGATGAGTCTGCAAAAGACATCCGTATTGTCGTTGACCTCAAAAATGGCGCTCAGCCACAAAGCGTTTTGAATTATTTGTATAAACATACACAGCTCGAGGAGACATTTCACTTCAACCTTGTCGCTCTTGTAGACGGCGTACCGAAGACACTTTCACTCCTTTCTTTCCTGGAAGAATTCATAGATCATAGAAAGATTGTCGTAAAAAGGAGGACAGAATTTGATTTGAAAAAGGCCGAGGCGAGAGAGCATATTTTGCTTGGTTTGAAAAAGGCGCTTGATCATATAGACGAAATCATCAAACTTATAAAGAAATCAAAAGACGTAGATGACGCTCGTGCACAGCTCATGAAAGTATTTAAGTTTTCGGAAATCCAAGCCAATGCCATTCTTGAAATGCGTTTGCAGAAGCTCGCCGGACTTGAGAGAAAGAAAATCGAAGATGAGCTTTCTGCCGTGCAGGCCCTTATAAAAGATTTGAAAGATATTTTGGCAAAGACAAAGAGAATTCTCGAAATAGTTAAGTCCGAGCTTCTTGAAATCAAAGCCAAATACGGCGATGAGAGAAGGACAAAAGTTATAAAAGGCGGAGTACAGACACTTTCAGATGAAGATTTGATAGCAGACGAAGAAAGTATGCTCGTCCTTACTGCTGGCGGATATGTAAAGAGGACAAACCCAGACGAATACAGAAAGCAGAAGAGGGGTGGGGTGGGAGTGGTGGACCTTGATACAAAAGATGAAGATTTTATTACTCATTTTATTACTGCTTCTACACACAATGATATTCTCTTCTTCACAGACAAAGGAAAGGCGTATCAAATAAAAATGTATGAATTGCCAGAAGGTAAGAGAGCGACAAAAGGCAAGGCGATTGTAAACTACTTGGCGATTTCTGGTGAGGAGAAAATCACTTCTGTCCTTGCTATGCCAAAGGCGATGAAGAATTTGAAACTCTCACTTATCTTTGTGACGAAAAACGGTACGGCAAAGAGGGTGGATGCAGAAAACTTCAAAGACGTTCGTAGAAACGGCTTGATAGCCATCACTCTAGATGCAGGAGATGAGCTTCAGTCGGCGCTCTTTATGAATGACGGCGACGAGGCGATAATCGCCACATCGAAAGGGCAATCTATCAGATTCAAAGATAAAGATATTCGCGTTATGGGCAGGAATGCTTCTGGTGTCCGTGGTGTAAAGCTTGGAAAAGGGGATACTGTCGTCGGTACAGCCATTATTTCAAAAACAATGCAGAATCCGGAGCTTCTCGTGGTGAGCTCAAACGGTTATGGAAAGAAAACTCCACTCAAAGAATATAAAGTGCAAAAGAGAGGCGGGTCTGGTATCAAGACCATGAAAGTTACACCAAAAACGGGGGAGATTATTTCCGCAAAAGTCGTCACAGACGGCGAAGACGAAATCGCAACTATTTCAAAAAAGAGTCAGGTCATACGCGTGGCGGTCAAAGAAATTCCTTCGCTCGGTAGGCAGACGCAGGGTGTGAGAGTTATGAAATTAAGAGAAGGGGATAGTATTGCGTCGGTAACCTTGATTTAA
- a CDS encoding methyltransferase domain-containing protein has protein sequence MFSDPEKNIGQFSLGKGTYVADLGSGAGYYSFAAAEAVGENGRVYAVDVQKDLLQKLKKEANLRHLKNIDIVWADLEHLGGTKLRESSIDSAIMANILFQLEQKDNVILETRRILKKGGRILLIDWLSSFGGIGPQSKDVLSKERALELFKKHGFVIDREISAGANHYGIIFRK, from the coding sequence ATGTTTTCCGATCCTGAAAAAAATATAGGACAATTTAGTTTGGGGAAGGGTACTTATGTTGCCGACCTTGGTTCCGGCGCAGGGTATTATTCTTTTGCTGCAGCTGAAGCTGTAGGAGAAAACGGCAGAGTTTATGCTGTGGACGTTCAAAAAGATCTTCTTCAAAAACTCAAAAAAGAAGCTAATCTTAGGCATCTTAAAAATATAGATATTGTTTGGGCAGACTTGGAACACTTGGGCGGTACAAAACTCCGCGAGTCTTCTATAGATTCAGCAATAATGGCGAATATTCTTTTCCAACTTGAGCAAAAAGATAATGTTATTCTGGAGACCAGAAGAATTCTCAAAAAGGGCGGTAGGATTCTTCTTATAGACTGGCTTAGTTCTTTTGGTGGTATTGGTCCACAATCCAAAGATGTCCTATCAAAAGAAAGGGCATTAGAACTTTTTAAAAAACATGGCTTTGTAATTGATAGAGAAATCTCCGCAGGTGCAAATCATTACGGAATAATCTTTAGAAAATAA
- the rpmG gene encoding 50S ribosomal protein L33 has product MSQDQLIKLACKDCKRVNYWSRKNKKKVERKIELKKWCKWCKKNTPHKEIKK; this is encoded by the coding sequence ATGTCACAAGATCAATTGATAAAACTTGCCTGTAAAGACTGTAAAAGAGTAAATTACTGGAGCAGGAAAAACAAGAAGAAAGTTGAGCGCAAAATCGAGCTCAAGAAGTGGTGTAAATGGTGCAAAAAGAATACCCCACACAAGGAAATCAAGAAGTAA
- a CDS encoding lipid II flippase MurJ codes for MVKKFFSIFYKEINGLHEAAYLLGIFALLSQILALFRDRIFASTFGASTTLDVYYSSFRIPDFIFVTVASLVSISVLVPFITERLDKDREEGKKFINSIFSFFFILIILVSIIAYILIPYIAPHIFSGMDKNLFPELITMTRILLLSPILLGISNFLASITQVGKRFLVYALSPLFYNIGIIAGVIFLYPIFGIYGLAYGVIIGAIMHLAIQLPFVFASCLFKPWPIYFDFQSIKKIIIISIPRTITLGMTQISIIALLGIASFMKDGSISIFNFAINLQSVPLTIIGVSYSIAAFPTLARLFTNGQREEFISHIITGARHILFWSIPVSVLFIVLRAQIVRTIYGAGNFDWSDTKLTAATLAIFSVSVVAQALVLLFIRGFYATGNTGKSLYTSLATGIFTIVFSYVFVKLFDIFPMFRYFTEHLFRVDDLSGTNVLMLGLGFSLAQILNCIMLWTMFGRAFKDFSKTLFNTLFQSFSASVIMGAVAYLGLNLFDDILNINTFFGILLQGLFSGIMGIIACIIVLKLLGSVELEETIKTLHKKFWKVRPIVPDTSEL; via the coding sequence GTGGTTAAAAAGTTTTTCAGTATTTTTTATAAAGAGATAAACGGCTTGCACGAGGCTGCTTATTTGCTTGGTATTTTTGCTCTTCTATCTCAAATCCTAGCACTATTTCGTGATAGGATATTTGCTTCAACTTTTGGTGCAAGTACGACTCTTGATGTCTATTATTCATCTTTCAGAATTCCGGATTTTATCTTTGTCACAGTAGCGTCTCTCGTATCAATATCTGTGCTCGTCCCATTTATCACAGAAAGACTTGATAAGGATAGAGAAGAAGGAAAGAAATTTATAAATAGTATTTTCTCATTTTTCTTTATTTTAATAATTTTAGTCAGCATCATCGCTTACATTTTAATACCATATATTGCACCGCACATATTTAGCGGTATGGATAAGAATCTCTTTCCAGAACTTATAACTATGACGAGGATTCTGCTCCTTTCACCGATTCTTCTCGGCATCTCAAACTTCTTAGCGAGTATTACCCAAGTAGGCAAAAGATTTTTGGTTTATGCTTTAAGTCCACTTTTTTACAATATAGGTATTATTGCCGGAGTCATATTTTTGTATCCAATTTTTGGTATTTATGGCCTTGCTTATGGGGTAATTATCGGCGCTATTATGCATCTTGCTATACAACTTCCTTTTGTATTCGCGAGCTGTCTTTTTAAACCATGGCCTATATATTTTGATTTTCAGTCAATTAAGAAAATTATAATAATTTCTATTCCGAGGACAATTACTCTCGGTATGACACAGATTTCTATTATCGCACTTTTGGGTATTGCTTCTTTTATGAAAGACGGATCTATTTCTATTTTTAACTTTGCGATAAATCTTCAATCTGTACCCCTTACTATTATAGGTGTCAGCTATTCCATAGCAGCATTTCCAACACTTGCTAGGTTATTTACAAATGGTCAAAGAGAGGAGTTTATTTCACATATTATTACTGGAGCAAGACATATTCTCTTTTGGTCTATTCCGGTCAGCGTCCTTTTTATCGTCCTTCGTGCACAGATAGTCAGGACAATTTATGGAGCAGGGAATTTTGACTGGTCTGATACCAAGCTCACTGCAGCGACACTTGCAATCTTTTCAGTTTCCGTGGTTGCTCAAGCACTCGTCTTGCTTTTTATTAGAGGTTTTTATGCGACAGGGAATACAGGCAAATCTTTATATACGAGTCTTGCAACTGGAATATTTACGATTGTCTTTTCATATGTATTTGTAAAGCTTTTTGATATTTTCCCAATGTTTAGATATTTCACTGAACATTTATTCAGGGTCGATGATCTTTCTGGTACAAATGTACTTATGCTTGGCCTTGGTTTTTCTCTGGCACAAATATTAAACTGCATAATGCTTTGGACTATGTTTGGACGCGCATTCAAAGATTTTTCAAAGACACTTTTCAATACTCTCTTTCAAAGTTTTTCCGCTTCCGTGATAATGGGAGCTGTAGCTTATCTCGGTCTAAATCTTTTCGATGATATTTTAAATATAAATACTTTTTTCGGCATTCTGTTGCAAGGATTATTCTCTGGAATAATGGGTATTATTGCCTGTATTATAGTGCTTAAATTACTTGGAAGCGTGGAGCTTGAAGAGACCATCAAGACCCTACACAAAAAGTTCTGGAAAGTCAGACCGATTGTGCCGGATACGAGCGAACTCTAA
- a CDS encoding S1 RNA-binding domain-containing protein: MAKEIKKVAIADVEISAEAKAKKDSLMGKLFNDVKNPPSEGEVVEGKVIGVEKSRVYVDLQPFGSGLIYGKEFITARDVIKKLNIGDIVSAKIVDVNGRDGYIELSLKEARQALIWDEAEKAIKSKIVFEIPVKEANKGGLMLEWQGITGFLPASQLKAEHYPKIVDGDKDKILDELKKLVGQKISVAIITATPKEGKLIFSEKNIEKKEKQKMADKYKVGDILDGEITGTVDFGVFVKLEDGLEGLVHISEIDWALVDDPRAMFKQGDKVKVKVIDVKDGKVSLSIKALKTNPWVEAEKKYKKGDMVEAVVIKFNKYGALASIEEGVAGLVHISDFGSENKMKEKISLGKNYTFKINLFEAKGQKMGLSFVK, encoded by the coding sequence ATGGCAAAAGAAATAAAGAAAGTTGCGATTGCAGATGTAGAGATTTCTGCCGAAGCAAAAGCAAAGAAAGATAGTTTGATGGGTAAGCTTTTCAATGATGTCAAAAATCCTCCATCGGAAGGAGAAGTCGTGGAAGGTAAAGTTATCGGAGTTGAAAAGTCTAGAGTTTATGTTGACCTACAACCATTTGGTTCAGGTCTTATTTATGGTAAGGAATTCATCACCGCAAGAGATGTTATCAAGAAGCTTAATATCGGCGACATCGTCTCCGCAAAAATAGTAGACGTAAATGGAAGAGACGGTTATATAGAGCTTTCTTTGAAAGAAGCTCGCCAGGCCCTTATCTGGGATGAAGCCGAAAAAGCTATCAAGAGCAAAATCGTATTTGAAATTCCGGTCAAGGAAGCCAACAAAGGCGGACTTATGCTTGAATGGCAAGGTATTACAGGATTCTTACCAGCATCACAGCTCAAAGCCGAACACTATCCAAAAATAGTAGACGGGGACAAAGACAAAATTCTTGATGAATTGAAAAAACTCGTCGGGCAGAAGATTTCTGTCGCGATAATTACTGCCACTCCAAAAGAAGGCAAACTTATTTTCTCCGAGAAAAACATTGAAAAGAAAGAAAAGCAGAAAATGGCCGACAAATACAAAGTCGGAGATATTCTGGATGGAGAGATTACCGGCACGGTAGACTTCGGTGTCTTCGTGAAGCTTGAAGATGGTCTAGAAGGACTTGTGCATATTTCAGAAATCGACTGGGCGCTTGTAGATGATCCAAGAGCAATGTTTAAACAGGGAGATAAAGTCAAAGTAAAAGTTATAGATGTGAAAGACGGAAAAGTTTCGCTTTCTATCAAAGCTTTGAAGACAAACCCTTGGGTTGAGGCGGAGAAGAAATATAAAAAGGGCGATATGGTGGAAGCTGTTGTCATCAAATTCAACAAATATGGCGCACTTGCAAGTATTGAAGAGGGTGTCGCTGGACTTGTGCATATTTCAGATTTCGGTTCAGAAAATAAAATGAAAGAAAAGATTAGCTTGGGTAAAAACTACACGTTCAAGATAAATCTCTTTGAAGCAAAGGGACAGAAGATGGGGTTGAGTTTTGTTAAATAA
- a CDS encoding extracellular solute-binding protein — protein MKNSFQIILLSIFGFFIILGLVIFASYKVNNSKTNNAEISIWGSVDQNIFNNLLSKIRQDLNIELNIKYTQKERSILDQSLIEAIASGKGPDVVLLPSDLIIRYSDKISLISPQILSERIFSDTFVQESNLYITSSGITALPFFVDPLVMYWNKDIFSGAGIATPPTKWSEIPLLASKFSKSDTNANILQSAVAFGGFNNINNAKEIISALIMQTGNKIVQSDGTKLNSSLISNSGNLEAGVLSPVEQALNFYTDYSNPKKSVYSWNSALVSDKQLFLSGDLALYFGKASELPDLRAKNPNLNFDVAMLPQVVDTKTKTTYGDIQGFAILNSSKNIAQAYTTISTLTGPDVSSVFLRFTSYSPARRDTISAGTADLSQTIFYNSALISKGWLDPDSVKTSQIFQNMINDITTGRSKTLDSLKKASQELDYLL, from the coding sequence ATGAAAAACAGCTTTCAAATAATACTTCTTTCGATCTTTGGTTTTTTTATAATTCTTGGACTCGTAATATTTGCATCTTATAAAGTCAATAATAGCAAAACAAACAATGCTGAAATATCTATTTGGGGTTCAGTTGATCAAAATATATTTAACAATCTCTTAAGTAAAATTAGACAGGATTTAAATATAGAATTGAATATAAAATATACACAGAAAGAGCGGTCTATTCTTGATCAATCCCTTATTGAGGCGATCGCAAGTGGGAAAGGTCCAGACGTAGTCTTATTACCGAGCGATTTAATAATAAGATATTCTGATAAGATTTCTCTGATTTCCCCTCAAATTTTATCAGAGAGGATATTTAGTGATACTTTTGTGCAAGAAAGTAATTTATATATTACATCGAGTGGAATAACCGCCTTACCATTTTTTGTAGACCCTCTTGTCATGTATTGGAATAAAGATATCTTTTCTGGAGCAGGAATAGCCACGCCACCAACTAAATGGTCTGAAATTCCACTTTTAGCTAGTAAGTTTTCAAAAAGTGATACCAATGCCAACATATTACAGAGTGCCGTTGCTTTTGGGGGATTTAATAATATAAACAATGCAAAAGAGATAATAAGCGCACTGATAATGCAGACCGGTAATAAAATCGTTCAATCTGACGGCACCAAACTAAATAGTTCACTAATATCAAATTCTGGTAATCTCGAAGCTGGTGTTTTGTCTCCTGTAGAACAAGCATTAAATTTTTATACCGATTATTCAAATCCTAAGAAATCAGTTTATTCTTGGAATAGTGCTTTGGTATCGGATAAACAGCTGTTCTTAAGTGGGGATTTAGCTTTATATTTCGGCAAAGCGTCTGAACTTCCAGATCTTAGAGCTAAGAATCCAAACCTGAATTTTGATGTTGCCATGTTACCACAAGTGGTTGATACAAAGACAAAGACCACCTACGGAGATATTCAAGGTTTTGCTATTCTGAATAGCTCTAAAAACATAGCGCAAGCCTATACTACAATATCAACCCTTACTGGGCCGGATGTATCCTCTGTCTTTTTGCGATTTACTAGCTATTCTCCAGCGAGGAGAGATACTATTTCTGCTGGCACAGCCGATCTATCCCAAACCATCTTCTATAATTCAGCTCTTATATCAAAAGGTTGGCTTGATCCAGACAGTGTAAAGACAAGTCAGATATTTCAAAACATGATAAATGACATTACAACAGGCAGATCAAAGACGCTAGACTCATTGAAGAAAGCAAGCCAAGAGTTAGATTATTTGTTATAA
- a CDS encoding MBL fold metallo-hydrolase: MIITYQGVEFFKVQFGDTTLAFNPISKESKFKPTRFFADIALVSVNHPDMNGTENLSYNGKDPFVISGPGEYEVKEIFIKGFGSKSSYAGKERINTIYSVTLENMNLCFLGTLSDINLSSEVKEALGDVDILFLPVGDDGVLDAVKAEKLSVEIEPKIIIPMHYGDVGQKDGLKKYLKAAGEENVKPIDKLTIKKKDLDGKQGEVVVLSANL; this comes from the coding sequence ATGATTATCACTTATCAAGGGGTGGAATTTTTTAAAGTTCAGTTTGGCGACACAACCCTCGCTTTTAATCCGATTTCAAAAGAATCAAAGTTTAAGCCGACACGTTTTTTTGCTGATATTGCACTTGTGAGCGTCAATCACCCGGATATGAATGGCACAGAAAACCTCTCTTACAATGGCAAGGACCCTTTTGTCATTTCCGGTCCGGGCGAATACGAAGTCAAAGAAATTTTCATAAAAGGTTTTGGTTCGAAATCTTCTTATGCCGGCAAAGAACGCATCAACACTATTTATTCCGTCACTCTTGAAAATATGAATCTTTGTTTCCTTGGCACGCTTTCCGATATCAATCTTTCAAGCGAAGTCAAAGAAGCACTTGGTGATGTCGATATTCTCTTCTTGCCCGTGGGCGACGACGGTGTACTTGATGCAGTGAAAGCAGAAAAGCTTTCTGTGGAAATCGAGCCGAAGATAATCATACCGATGCATTATGGGGATGTCGGACAAAAAGATGGTTTGAAGAAATATCTGAAAGCAGCGGGTGAAGAAAATGTAAAACCGATAGACAAGCTGACAATCAAGAAGAAGGATTTGGATGGCAAACAGGGCGAGGTGGTGGTTCTTTCTGCAAATTTGTAA
- a CDS encoding SPFH domain-containing protein, producing the protein MKIKLIVGYLIANAILLLIGLGLILFKVSVDVENRFNLGFIIISLQMVYFALSCKIIGPRIKAVLVFLGNPVYEVSSGFAFVPFLFSWLEKMPGTVIQMQIPGEPEMIDRSGDDKKKLSPGMVRPIRITTGFAAVAIKNFPADKKIIMDDPLQKRMTLEVTGYIRMKVKNAVEYLKNLGSIEQLEKQVRDTFEATMNVEFGRRTPGLITTHLKEVNKALLREMKRIVEKPGWGLEVESVGLLERDITHQLNTALRDASMADVMIQTAESQKQQAIRKAEGERQKRILEGQGDGLAEQSVLEGRAKGLEKWVDLAKTREGLITLQIQLANETVQKAKYSILEPGLAGLAAGVQHTLQQIGAAGGTSKTPVTPAKKGGGGNP; encoded by the coding sequence ATGAAAATAAAATTGATTGTTGGATACTTGATAGCAAATGCTATCTTGCTCCTCATTGGGCTGGGACTAATTCTTTTTAAGGTCTCGGTTGATGTAGAGAATCGTTTCAACTTAGGGTTCATTATCATCTCTCTGCAGATGGTATATTTCGCCCTCAGTTGTAAGATCATCGGGCCGAGAATAAAGGCCGTGCTGGTCTTTCTGGGAAATCCGGTGTATGAGGTTAGTTCTGGTTTTGCTTTTGTACCATTCTTGTTTTCCTGGCTAGAAAAAATGCCAGGAACAGTGATACAGATGCAAATACCCGGAGAACCAGAGATGATTGACAGAAGTGGGGATGATAAGAAAAAACTGTCTCCCGGAATGGTTCGACCAATCCGTATCACGACTGGTTTTGCGGCAGTGGCAATTAAAAACTTCCCTGCTGACAAGAAAATCATCATGGACGATCCGTTGCAGAAGCGTATGACCCTAGAAGTCACGGGGTACATACGTATGAAAGTTAAAAACGCAGTTGAATACCTCAAGAACCTTGGAAGTATTGAACAATTGGAAAAACAGGTCCGAGATACTTTTGAGGCCACAATGAATGTGGAGTTCGGAAGACGAACCCCAGGCTTGATCACAACACACCTGAAAGAAGTTAATAAGGCTCTGTTGCGAGAAATGAAAAGAATTGTGGAAAAACCTGGATGGGGACTTGAGGTAGAGAGTGTAGGACTTTTGGAAAGGGATATCACCCACCAGCTCAACACGGCACTTCGTGATGCCTCAATGGCTGATGTAATGATTCAGACAGCTGAGTCCCAAAAACAACAGGCAATCAGAAAGGCTGAGGGTGAAAGACAGAAGAGGATTCTGGAAGGTCAGGGGGATGGCTTGGCAGAGCAGTCTGTACTAGAAGGACGTGCTAAAGGACTCGAGAAGTGGGTTGATCTGGCGAAAACCAGAGAAGGCTTAATCACCTTACAAATTCAGCTCGCAAATGAAACTGTGCAGAAGGCGAAGTACAGTATCCTTGAGCCTGGATTAGCTGGTCTTGCGGCGGGAGTCCAACACACATTGCAACAAATCGGTGCAGCAGGTGGTACATCAAAAACCCCTGTAACGCCAGCTAAAAAGGGCGGAGGAGGTAATCCATGA
- the miaA gene encoding tRNA (adenosine(37)-N6)-dimethylallyltransferase MiaA: MKKKILVILGPTATGKSDIAVKLAQIFNGEIIGADSRQVYKELNLASGKITKKEMGGIKHYLLDVADLNNDFSVAIFKDLTVKAINEIWAKGKVPIICGGTGFYIESIVKNISMPEVPANKELRGKLSKKSTMELFEILSKLDPKRAEKIDKNNPVRLIRAIEIAIKLGNIPQNTMGEPIADFIQIGLDLPDNILKEKILKRINDRLNVGMIEEIEDILKSGIREKKLSSLGLEPRHILRFLKKEVTKEQMIADLFKDTWAFAKRQRTWFKRDKDIKWFKKEEKDIEKIADSIKERL, encoded by the coding sequence ATGAAAAAGAAAATCTTAGTCATCCTCGGCCCTACTGCCACAGGCAAAAGCGATATTGCTGTAAAGCTCGCACAGATTTTTAATGGAGAGATAATCGGTGCCGACTCAAGACAGGTTTACAAAGAATTAAATCTAGCATCCGGAAAAATCACTAAAAAAGAAATGGGTGGTATTAAACACTATCTTCTTGACGTCGCCGATTTGAATAACGATTTCAGTGTCGCTATTTTCAAAGACCTCACTGTAAAAGCTATAAATGAAATCTGGGCAAAAGGTAAAGTACCGATAATCTGCGGTGGTACCGGTTTTTATATTGAATCAATAGTAAAAAATATTTCCATGCCGGAAGTTCCGGCTAATAAAGAATTGAGAGGAAAGCTTTCTAAAAAGAGTACAATGGAGCTTTTTGAAATACTTTCTAAACTCGATCCAAAGAGAGCAGAAAAAATAGATAAAAATAATCCTGTCCGTCTCATAAGGGCAATTGAAATAGCAATAAAACTTGGCAATATCCCACAAAATACAATGGGCGAACCTATTGCAGATTTTATACAAATCGGACTTGATTTACCAGACAATATTTTAAAAGAAAAAATATTGAAAAGAATAAATGATAGATTGAATGTCGGAATGATTGAAGAAATTGAAGATATTTTAAAAAGTGGTATTAGAGAAAAAAAACTCTCTTCACTCGGGCTTGAGCCACGCCATATTTTGAGATTTCTAAAAAAAGAGGTGACAAAAGAACAGATGATTGCCGATCTATTCAAAGACACTTGGGCTTTTGCAAAAAGGCAAAGGACTTGGTTTAAACGAGACAAGGATATAAAATGGTTTAAAAAAGAGGAAAAAGATATCGAGAAAATTGCTGATTCTATAAAAGAGAGGTTATAA
- a CDS encoding pilin codes for MKFNLKVLFCVLAIVIFVVPAISLAASKSVPIECVMLGGIIGCDGSPECPCDFDAFVSMIDNFIKWVIGISATIATVTFAIAGGRILLNPNNSGERERALAMFKKSVYGLFFLLCAWVIVYAIVKGLTKDSSLYLKFLK; via the coding sequence ATGAAATTTAATTTGAAAGTTCTATTTTGTGTATTGGCGATAGTAATATTTGTTGTACCAGCCATCTCCTTGGCGGCTTCGAAATCTGTACCAATAGAATGTGTTATGTTAGGAGGAATAATCGGATGTGATGGTAGTCCAGAGTGCCCATGTGATTTTGATGCTTTTGTTAGTATGATAGACAACTTTATAAAGTGGGTTATCGGCATTTCTGCGACTATTGCTACTGTTACTTTTGCGATTGCAGGGGGGAGAATTTTGTTGAATCCAAACAATTCTGGAGAAAGGGAAAGAGCTCTGGCAATGTTTAAAAAGAGTGTTTATGGACTGTTCTTTTTGTTGTGTGCCTGGGTTATCGTATATGCTATAGTAAAGGGGTTGACCAAGGATAGCTCACTTTATTTGAAATTCTTGAAATAA